A section of the Perognathus longimembris pacificus isolate PPM17 chromosome 7, ASM2315922v1, whole genome shotgun sequence genome encodes:
- the Gadd45a gene encoding growth arrest and DNA damage-inducible protein GADD45 alpha, whose translation MTLEEFSAGEQKTERMDKVGDALEEVLSKALSQRTITVGVYEAAKLLNVDPDNVVLCLLAADEDDDRDVALQIHFTLIRAFCCENDINILRVSNPGRLAELLLLETEANPAASEGAAQPPDLHCVLVTNPHSSQWKDPALSQLICFCRESRYMDQWVPVINLPER comes from the exons ATGACTTTGGAAGAATTCTCGGCTGGAGAGCAGAAGACCGAAAG GATGGACAAGGTGGGAGATGCCCTGGAGGAAGTGCTCAGCAAAGCCCTGAGTCAGCGCACCATCACCGTGGGGGTGTACGAGGCCGCCAAGCTGCTCAACGT TGACCCCGATAACGTGGTGCTGTGCCTGCTGGCCGCGGACGAGGACGACGACAGGGACGTGGCCCTGCAGATCCACTTCACCCTGATCCGAGCGTTCTGCTGTGAGAACGACATCAACATCCTGCGCGTCAGCAACCCGGGTCGCCTGGccgagctgctgctgctggagacCGAGGCGAACCCCGCGGCCAGCGAGGGCGCCGCGCAGCCCCCCGACCTGCACTGCGTGCTGGTGACG AATCCACATTCATCACAATGGAAGGATCCAGCCTTGAGTCAACTTATTTGTTTTTGCCGAGAAAGTCGCTACATGGATCAGTGGGTTCCCGTGATTAATCTCCCTGAACGGTGA